The genomic interval agctttggatctggTCCCTTAGCCAGGGAacgctgcatgcagagtcagagctaGATGAAAAAGTGAGCTCAGCCACTTAGGggtctgatactatgctgcctatttgggggaatcacagactcacagaatcatttaggttggaagggacctctggagatcatctcgtccaacctccctgctcaagcagggtcacctagagcatattgcccaggatcacatccagacggcttttcaatatctccagcaaaggagactccactacctctctgggcaacctgttccaatgctctgtcaccctcacagtcaagaagttttttctcaggttcagatggaatttcctgtggttcagtttttgcccattgcctcttgtcctgttgctgggcaccacggagaagaggctggcctcatcctcttgacactcccccttcagataagaggatttcctgtgccacagctcgagtgcttctgcaccattggtgatgggattgctgctccaaagagtatgttgtggggagcagcaagagtggggctgcaatgggtgggaagggcagccaaGAGCCAAGAGTACCAGCaaggccagcagagcagtgcccCACCAATGAGAAGTACCGTCCCACAGTGCCTggacaagaggagcagagcaggtatGGGGATGGTAACTACGATCAGGCACAGTCCAGCGATGGCCGGACAAGAGTGGAGGGCttcaaccagccctgctttgtgtgggaggatggactggagacctccagaggtcccttcccaccacaactcctctgtgaggccatgaattcttgctcctcagcctctgatccagcacagctgacctggggatgagagcacctagggcagggcagaacaagtccagctgggagagcatcatggGGAAGATTTaaaggtgcctggctcagccctgggcttggAAAACTCCATCATTCACCCcaagaggctctgaatgcctcttcccccctgccctctgccctttcccatcagcccaagtggagtccagcatggcctggggactctcttccccacggggacgagaaggagagggagggccttcaccagccccacactgccctttccacccgtggccttggcacctgtgtgtgcctggctctgcccacttgccttccccacactcccggctgcactggaagcccatccacatcccggcgctcccaccctcgagctgccgtccaccccgaacctggagcccggccacccacaaagacatcgcccggccagtgccccggccatgcagccgagggcaggggtcttcgccccaagtcccctgctcctgccctgctgccggcactgctgctgctgtggccaggtcaaaggctgctgccgccagacggccccggggcctgaggcagctccagctgcctgcagggctgcgctggagccggtgaggagcgggctgcggtggggctggcagcgccagggtgggtgggcagagggcagctgccctgggccccgctgcagctggggctggggctggggctgggcccagcttttccctgggcagctccctgaGGAGCCGCTGCGcgggatcctccagctctgccccggcagcagcaccagcgctcagggggctggaggggacgtgcccagatgggggaaggggcaggggctgcccggggggagcCCCGAGACCTTGTCCGTGCAAGCAGGGCTGGAgcgaggaaagccagagctcagctggagctggaaccagacccctcacacatggcaagggctggagtactattaaataaccattaaatgatcccccagagccttggggatgggagcagccagcccctgcccagcccaggctgtaccccacgcggggctcagcagacagccgtgcTCCGGGACCTGACGGggtctggtgcaggagagaggccgtgcaaggctggccttgtcccctccatggggatgcgcagagctgcaggaggacgcagctggccatgcaccaccccaccgctgggggagcagccagctctgggaggggtgacgcgaggggctgctgcgggacgatgggcctggggcagcttccccagggtGGGCAGGCAACTCAGGCAGcaacctgggctcttctctcctgctccctccagggcctCCCAGCCTGGCGCTGGCCCCGCAGCAGTGCCCGCCAcggggggctgcagagctctgggcactcgctccacagccccagcccctcgcaaGGCCACAGCAGTTCCACGGGGCAGAGAGGGGTCTCAgcctccccaccagccccccctctggaactggccccagtggcaccaggaggcaggccacagggacactctgggtccctccttctggtgtccaggagatcccctacccccagcctgcctgcagccccccgggccagcccctctctccacgacacaccaagaccccctgccctggggctcctccggccgctcctgctgccccaggggcacagcaccctgcccttcctggacacacagagaaacacgttcctcttcctcctctattcctccttgccagtgcacagttgctcctttcctcttctccagggacctccctgctccccgcagagcctttccccacctcagtgtgtccaggctggcctgcccggcccttcctggacccttccctgtgctccccgcagggccctgggctggcggtgctgctgtgcagagggagtgggctgtggggccacggggccatggggtgactccaCGCTGGCTGGGGTGGTCACGGTGGGAAGCAGACACAGCCGAACGGGCCtcattgcacctgacaacccccaccaaggggtctgtggccatggacgatgctctgagcaatcacagggcatttccaatggctcaggctgtgttcaggtgcgTCCCGAGATCCAGCCCGtgctttttcattgaaggtgacatgaaggactctccaggctcTCTTCCTGTGCCTGCTAGGTCCCCACTGGCTGTGGTGTGATTTCAGAGCTCTCACTTGCCTGCACATTCATTGGGTTTGACCTTTAAGTGTGGGTGACTGCACttgattttgtgaagctccattcactgcccaccccagggcacatggtgcccttggagatgccctgggctctcctggaggctccatACTGCCTTAGAGAAGAACAGGCatccgtctccagccctgttGGATGGGAGATACCACCTGACcatccaccacctccaggagccctgggcactcaaaagtgacagctgaatcccaccttcttTCACTAACACATCACCTATGAGATCATCGCCTTGAGCCCACAGAGAGCCCCAGAAAAGCATCGGGTTCTCTCAGTGTGGAAGTCTTCAAGCACATTTTTGACTCCAGCTTTGGAAGGAGAGCCCAACCTGaaagcattgcacagaggaaatcctcttttattagagctaagccagCTCTGACCCTGTGACAGACATTCACAGATTCCTCTGAGTCAAACAGGCTGGTTTTGGGCTGCTGGAGAAATGGGATGAATTCAAACAATGCCCAAGGCACAAAAGCTGTCTGAGACAAACTGGAAATTGCTTGTGAGGAGAGATGGGCACCTTATTTCTGCTGAACTAGAATCATTCGGATCAGCTTGTTCAGGGCAcctttgagctccttgttcctcatgctgtagaggagggggttcactgctggaggcactaCCGAGTACAgaacagccagcaccagatccagagctggggaggacatggaggggggctttaGGTAGGCAAACACTGCAGTACTGatgaagagggagaccacggccaagtgagggaggcacatggagaaggctttgtgccggccctgctcagagggcatcctcagcacagctctgaagatctgcacataggacagcacaatgaaaatgaaacacccaaagaataaacaggcactAACCACAATAACCccgacttccctgaggtaggattgtgagcaggagagcttgaggacatgaggaatctcacagaagaactggtccacagtgttgccttggcagagaggaatggaaaatgtgtttgcagcatgcaggagagcatggag from Struthio camelus isolate bStrCam1 chromosome 29, bStrCam1.hap1, whole genome shotgun sequence carries:
- the LOC138062766 gene encoding olfactory receptor 14J1-like, which translates into the protein MAYDRYVAIFRPLHYGTLMGTRACVKMAAAAWASDFLHALLHAANTFSIPLCQGNTVDQFFCEIPHVLKLSCSQSYLREVGVIVVSACLFFGCFIFIVLSYVQIFRAVLRMPSEQGRHKAFSMCLPHLAVVSLFISTAVFAYLKPPSMSSPALDLVLAVLYSVVPPAVNPLLYSMRNKELKGALNKLIRMILVQQK